GGTCCAGGTTGGTGATCACGGCGCGACCGCCGCCGTTCTCGACGAAACGGCAGACGGCGTCGACCTTCGGGCCCATCGACCCGCTGGCGAAGTGTCCTTCGGCGGCCAGGCCACGCATCTCGGCGACCGTCACGCGACCGAGCGGTGCGGCCTCGGGGGTGCCGTAGTGCAGCACCGCGTTGGGCACGTCGGTGGCGATGACGAGCACGTCGACGGTGATCGACCGGGCCAGCAGCGCGGCACCGAGGTCCTTGTCGATGACGGCCTCGACACCTTCGAGCACACCGTCTTCGCGGCGTACGACGGGAATGCCGCCACCGCCGTTGGCGATCACCACGAACCCGGCCTCGACCAGTGCGTGCACGGCCGGCGCGTCGATGACCTCGAGCGGCTCGGGCGAGGCGACCACGCGGCGCCAGCCCTTCTCGCCGCGGTCCTGCCAGGTCTCGCCGTGGTCCATGAGATGGCCCGCCTCCTCGGCCGACAGGAACCGGCCGATCGGCTTGGTCGGCGAGGTGAAGCCGGCATCGTCGGCGTCCACGCGGGTGCGGGTCACGACGGCGGCGCTGCGCTTGTCGACGCCCCGGCGAGCCAGCGACGCGTCGAGCGCGTCCATGAGCACGAAGCCGAGCGTCCCCTGCGTCTGCGCTCCACACCAGTCGAGCGGCACGGGGGGTACGACGGCTGCGGCGAGCTCGTTCTTGACGAGCAGATTGCCGACCTGGGGACCGTTGCCGTGGGTCACCACGACATCGACCCCGGCGGCGACGAGTCCGGCGACGGCCTCCATCGCGGCCTCGGCGGCGGCGATCTGGTCCTCCGGGCGCGCCCGCCCGTCCACGTTCGTCATCGCGTTGCCGCCGAGCGCAAGAAGGACCTTCATGGCGACGAACCTAGTGCCGCGAAAGGAGCCCGGGCACCAGCAACAACGGCCAACGGGGAGCCCGGAAGCGGGCACTTCTTGCCAATCGTCAGACCCGAGCCGCCTCCAGCGCCCGAACCCCGGCAGCCAGATCGGCATGGCTCCGCGGGAAGATCACCCGCAGCTGTGATCCGAACGTGACCAGCCCGACGCGCTTGATCTCCTCGTCGGTGAGCAGGTTGAGCGCGGCGAACGTGATCAGGCTGCCCTGGCTGTGCGCACACACCACCACGTCACGGCCGGTGCCGGGCGTTGGCGTGATGGTCGCGGATGCGCTGGGCGAGATCGCACGCGC
This is a stretch of genomic DNA from Nocardioides sp. InS609-2. It encodes these proteins:
- the arcC gene encoding carbamate kinase — encoded protein: MKVLLALGGNAMTNVDGRARPEDQIAAAEAAMEAVAGLVAAGVDVVVTHGNGPQVGNLLVKNELAAAVVPPVPLDWCGAQTQGTLGFVLMDALDASLARRGVDKRSAAVVTRTRVDADDAGFTSPTKPIGRFLSAEEAGHLMDHGETWQDRGEKGWRRVVASPEPLEVIDAPAVHALVEAGFVVIANGGGGIPVVRREDGVLEGVEAVIDKDLGAALLARSITVDVLVIATDVPNAVLHYGTPEAAPLGRVTVAEMRGLAAEGHFASGSMGPKVDAVCRFVENGGGRAVITNLDHIVDAVTGEDAGTVVVPN